A genomic stretch from Nitrobacter winogradskyi Nb-255 includes:
- a CDS encoding type II secretion system F family protein, which translates to MNLQTLALAFMAATAVGGVAWVFLYPVLSGEMKAEKRRAALARTSPAIRQVDRAQRSRREQIEESLREIEQRQKRDRKVTLNNRIAQAGLSWSKEKFLIVSGILALASFAVPIVLGAGPLAAAGLAFAAGFGVPRWLLGFLKKRRETAFLRALPDAVDVIVRGIKAGLPLFESLKVVAADSPEPLKSEFAAIIETQAIGMPLGEACSRLYERMPVPEANFFGIVIAIQQKSGGNLSEALGNLSKVLRDRKKMAEKIKAVSMEAKASAAIIGSLPPIVMLLVYLSTPDYIALLWTHPTGRLMLAGSALWMTAGILVMKKMINFDF; encoded by the coding sequence ATGAACTTGCAGACCCTGGCCCTGGCATTCATGGCCGCGACCGCGGTGGGCGGCGTCGCGTGGGTTTTCCTGTACCCGGTGCTATCGGGCGAGATGAAAGCTGAGAAGCGCCGGGCGGCGCTGGCGCGGACATCCCCGGCCATCCGGCAGGTCGACCGAGCCCAACGCTCGCGCCGCGAGCAGATCGAGGAATCGCTGCGGGAGATCGAGCAACGCCAGAAGCGCGACAGAAAGGTTACCCTCAACAACCGCATCGCACAGGCGGGCCTGTCGTGGTCGAAGGAGAAGTTCCTGATCGTTTCCGGCATTCTCGCCCTGGCCAGCTTTGCCGTTCCCATTGTTCTGGGAGCCGGGCCGCTTGCGGCAGCAGGCCTGGCCTTCGCGGCTGGCTTCGGCGTGCCGCGCTGGCTGCTCGGTTTCCTCAAGAAGCGCCGGGAGACCGCGTTCTTGCGCGCGCTCCCCGATGCGGTGGACGTGATCGTCCGCGGCATTAAAGCCGGCCTGCCGCTGTTCGAGTCGCTCAAGGTTGTCGCGGCCGATTCGCCGGAGCCGCTGAAAAGCGAATTCGCGGCGATCATCGAGACCCAGGCCATCGGGATGCCGCTCGGTGAAGCCTGCTCGCGGCTGTACGAGCGAATGCCGGTTCCCGAAGCGAATTTTTTCGGCATCGTGATCGCGATCCAGCAGAAATCCGGGGGCAATCTTTCGGAAGCTCTCGGCAACCTGTCCAAGGTGCTGAGGGACCGCAAGAAGATGGCGGAGAAGATCAAGGCGGTGTCGATGGAAGCCAAGGCGTCGGCCGCCATCATCGGCTCGCTCCCGCCGATCGTCATGCTGCTGGTCTATCTATCCACTCCCGACTACATCGCGCTGCTGTGGACCCACCCTACCGGGCGGCTGATGCTGGCCGGCTCCGCGCTGTGGATGACGGCCGGCATCCTCGTGATGAAGAAAATGATCAACTTCGACTTCTGA
- a CDS encoding CpaF family protein, with protein MFGKRSGPEDNARKLASLTEVMPPPSNARASAEIASPKIASPPLAPPRPAAQTPSIDARRSDTYYQVKATIFGALIEAIDLAQLAKLDGESAREEIRDIVNEIIAIKNIVMSIAEQEELLDDICNDVLGYGPLEPLLSRDDIADIMVNGAGTVFIEVAGKIQRTGIRFRDNQQLLNICQRIVSQVGRRVDESSPICDARLADGSRVNAIVPPLAIDGPALTIRKFKKDKLTLDQLVRFGAITPEGGTILQIIGRCRANVLISGGTGSGKTTLLNCITNYIDHDERIITCEDAAELQLQQPHVVRLETRPPNIEGEGQITMRDLVRNCLRMRPERIIVGEVRGPEAFDLLQAMNTGHDGSMGTLHANNPREALSRCESMITMGGFALPSRTIREMICASIDIIIQAARLRDGSRRITHITELMGMEGDTIITQDIFVYDLLGEDANGNVIGRHRSTGIGRPRFWERARYYGEEKRLAAALDAAEVKVEI; from the coding sequence GTGTTTGGCAAGCGTAGCGGACCAGAGGACAACGCCCGGAAGCTGGCGAGCCTGACGGAGGTCATGCCGCCACCCTCGAACGCGCGAGCTTCCGCGGAAATCGCTTCGCCAAAGATCGCCTCGCCGCCGCTCGCGCCGCCGCGCCCGGCGGCCCAGACGCCAAGCATCGACGCCCGCAGGTCCGACACCTATTACCAGGTCAAGGCGACCATTTTCGGCGCTTTGATCGAGGCCATCGACCTCGCCCAGCTCGCCAAACTCGACGGCGAGTCCGCGCGCGAGGAAATTCGCGACATCGTCAACGAGATCATCGCGATCAAGAATATCGTGATGTCGATCGCCGAGCAGGAAGAACTGCTCGACGACATCTGCAACGACGTTCTCGGGTATGGACCGCTCGAGCCGCTGCTGTCCCGCGACGATATCGCCGACATCATGGTCAACGGCGCCGGCACGGTCTTCATCGAGGTCGCGGGAAAGATCCAGCGCACCGGAATCCGGTTCCGCGACAATCAGCAGCTGCTGAACATCTGTCAGCGGATCGTCAGCCAGGTCGGGCGGCGGGTCGATGAGTCCTCGCCGATATGCGACGCTCGTCTCGCCGACGGATCCCGCGTCAACGCCATCGTCCCGCCGCTCGCGATCGACGGGCCCGCGCTGACGATCCGTAAGTTCAAGAAGGACAAGCTGACCCTCGATCAACTGGTCAGGTTCGGCGCCATCACTCCCGAAGGCGGCACGATCCTTCAAATCATCGGGCGGTGCCGCGCCAATGTGCTGATCTCGGGCGGCACCGGCTCCGGCAAGACCACGCTGCTGAACTGCATCACCAACTATATCGACCACGACGAACGCATCATCACCTGCGAGGACGCGGCCGAGCTTCAGTTGCAGCAACCGCACGTCGTTCGGCTCGAAACCCGTCCCCCCAACATCGAGGGCGAAGGCCAGATAACGATGCGCGACCTGGTCCGCAACTGCCTGCGCATGCGCCCCGAGCGCATCATCGTCGGCGAGGTTCGCGGACCGGAGGCATTCGACCTGCTGCAGGCCATGAACACCGGCCATGACGGTTCGATGGGCACGCTGCACGCGAATAACCCGCGCGAAGCGCTATCGCGCTGCGAATCGATGATCACGATGGGCGGCTTTGCACTGCCTTCGCGCACGATCCGCGAGATGATCTGCGCCTCGATCGACATCATCATCCAGGCCGCGCGCCTGCGCGACGGCTCGCGACGCATCACCCACATTACCGAGCTGATGGGGATGGAGGGCGACACCATCATCACCCAGGATATCTTCGTCTACGATCTGCTCGGTGAGGATGCCAACGGCAACGTGATCGGCCGGCACCGTTCGACGGGAATCGGCCGGCCGCGGTTCTGGGAACGCGCGCGGTACTACGGCGAGGAGAAGCGACTTGCCGCCGCGCTCGATGCGGCGGAAGTCAAGGTCGAGATCTGA
- a CDS encoding AAA family ATPase, with amino-acid sequence MISYARNDADSTTSPSPRAEDHIAPAPRVSVQAFCETMETATAVQAASEDRRLAKAHLKIQMGGMTAAVEAYRSAPTPNVIILETEGHGDILAALDHLATVCDAGTRVIVIGRVNDVTLYRELVKRGVSDYLMAPAAPIDIVRSVCGLFSTPEAKAVGRIIAIAGAKGGVGASTIAHNVAWAIARDLALDSVVADLDLAFGTAGLDFNQDPPQGIADAVFSPDRIDTAFVDRLLSKCTDHLSLLAAPATLDRVYDFGTEAFDSTLDTLRATMPCIVLDIPHQWSGWTRRALIGADDILIVATPDLANLRNTKNLFDLLKVARPNDRPPLYCLNQVGVPKRPEISGGEFAKAIESQPVVSIPFDPHMFGSAANNGQMIAEIAPNHRATEMFLQIAQRLTGRGEAKKPRKSFLPPFIEKLRAR; translated from the coding sequence ATGATCAGTTACGCTCGCAACGACGCAGATTCGACCACATCCCCTTCGCCGCGGGCGGAGGATCATATCGCGCCTGCGCCGCGTGTCTCGGTGCAGGCCTTCTGCGAGACGATGGAAACAGCCACGGCCGTTCAAGCCGCCAGCGAAGACCGCAGGCTGGCCAAGGCTCACCTCAAAATCCAGATGGGCGGCATGACCGCCGCGGTGGAAGCCTATCGATCGGCGCCGACACCGAACGTCATCATTCTCGAGACCGAAGGGCACGGCGACATCCTGGCGGCGCTCGACCACCTTGCGACCGTATGCGACGCGGGCACGCGCGTGATCGTGATCGGCCGCGTCAACGACGTGACGCTGTATCGCGAGTTGGTCAAGCGCGGCGTCAGCGATTATCTCATGGCGCCAGCCGCTCCCATCGACATCGTCCGTTCGGTCTGCGGCCTGTTTTCGACCCCGGAAGCGAAAGCAGTCGGCCGGATCATCGCAATCGCCGGCGCCAAGGGCGGCGTCGGCGCCTCGACGATCGCCCATAATGTCGCCTGGGCGATTGCGCGCGATCTGGCGCTCGATTCCGTCGTCGCCGACCTCGACCTCGCATTCGGCACCGCGGGGCTGGATTTCAATCAGGACCCGCCACAAGGCATCGCCGACGCTGTCTTCTCGCCCGACCGTATCGATACCGCGTTCGTCGATCGCCTGTTGTCGAAATGCACTGATCACCTGAGCCTGCTCGCCGCCCCGGCGACGCTGGACCGCGTCTACGACTTCGGCACCGAGGCATTCGACTCGACGCTCGATACGCTGCGGGCGACGATGCCCTGCATCGTGCTCGATATCCCGCATCAATGGTCGGGCTGGACCAGGCGGGCCCTGATCGGAGCGGACGACATCCTCATCGTGGCGACGCCAGACCTTGCGAACCTCCGCAATACAAAGAACCTGTTCGACCTGCTCAAGGTGGCGCGGCCGAACGACCGACCCCCGCTCTATTGCCTCAACCAGGTCGGCGTTCCGAAGCGGCCGGAGATCAGCGGCGGTGAATTCGCCAAGGCCATCGAAAGCCAGCCGGTCGTCAGTATCCCGTTCGATCCTCACATGTTCGGGTCGGCCGCGAACAACGGCCAGATGATCGCGGAGATCGCGCCGAACCATCGCGCCACGGAGATGTTCCTGCAGATCGCCCAACGCCTGACCGGGCGCGGCGAAGCAAAGAAACCGAGAAAATCGTTCCTGCCGCCATTCATCGAGAAGCTGCGGGCGAGATAG
- a CDS encoding CpaD family pilus assembly protein — translation MTSADSAARRNLRLAILVAAGLSAALGACTHTARVDTTGSIPDDYRLRHPIAIQEADRTVNIFIGNTRGGLTAPQRADVVGLASVWLREGTGAIVAEVPTGTGNARAAADSFREVRSLLAAAGVPPRGIIVRHYHPADPRLFATIRLTYPRIAAVAGPCGVWPDDIGPSVKNRGYLDNKPYWNFGCATQRNLASMIDNPSDLVQPRPETPAYTARRTQSFEKYRKGMTTTTDYPEAEKAKLSDTGK, via the coding sequence ATGACATCCGCAGATTCCGCCGCCCGCCGCAACCTTCGCCTCGCCATTCTAGTAGCCGCGGGCCTCTCCGCCGCGCTGGGCGCCTGCACGCATACCGCCCGGGTGGACACCACCGGAAGCATTCCGGACGATTATCGCTTGCGGCATCCCATCGCGATCCAGGAAGCGGACCGGACCGTCAATATCTTCATCGGCAACACACGAGGCGGCCTGACGGCCCCGCAACGCGCCGATGTGGTGGGGCTCGCGAGCGTCTGGCTCCGCGAGGGGACCGGCGCCATTGTCGCGGAGGTGCCGACAGGCACCGGCAATGCCCGCGCGGCGGCAGATTCATTCAGGGAAGTGCGTTCGCTGTTGGCCGCAGCCGGCGTGCCGCCGCGCGGAATCATCGTCCGCCACTACCATCCCGCCGATCCGCGCCTGTTCGCCACCATTCGCCTGACCTATCCGCGCATCGCCGCCGTTGCCGGCCCGTGCGGTGTCTGGCCGGACGACATCGGTCCCTCGGTCAAGAACAGGGGCTATCTCGACAACAAGCCTTACTGGAACTTCGGGTGCGCCACTCAGCGCAACCTTGCATCGATGATCGACAACCCGTCGGACCTGGTCCAGCCGCGGCCCGAAACTCCGGCCTACACGGCTCGCCGCACCCAAAGCTTCGAAAAATACCGCAAGGGGATGACCACCACGACGGATTATCCCGAAGCCGAGAAAGCCAAACTCAGCGACACAGGCAAATGA
- a CDS encoding type II and III secretion system protein family protein, producing the protein MEWTTKPTSVRAFVARSLAFAAIGAFTLDAALTPVFASDYRVSGAATAGANMHAQSLSLGIGKSVVVDLPRDVKDVLVADPKIANAVVRSAQRAYIIGAAVGQTNIIFFDSSGQQISAYDIAVTRDLNGLRTALKQLLPNAAIKVDGLGDGVMLSGWVSNPIEAQQAGDLAARLTDGAQKVVNNIAVRGRDQVMLKVTVAEVARTVIKQMGIDLSASMNYGTAVVNFTNANPFTALGRPLTNNSAAASFGSTMVGGAPVPAVTATLRAMESAGVIRTLAEPNLTAISGESATFISGGEFPIPAGFSCDPATRVCLTQIRFKKFGISLNFTPVVLTEGRISLRVMTEVSELSNENSMTLNQSVGNSLTVPSIRTRRAETTLEIPSGGSMAMAGLIHQQTKQVINGLPGIAQVPVLGALFRSRDYVNGQTELMVLVTPYVVRAVAQKDLSRPDDGFADASDPQSDLLGSLNRIYGAPGRVEPARHYRGTYGFITD; encoded by the coding sequence ATGGAATGGACGACAAAACCCACATCAGTGCGGGCCTTTGTGGCGCGGTCGCTCGCCTTCGCGGCAATCGGCGCTTTCACGCTGGACGCGGCGCTGACGCCGGTGTTCGCGAGCGATTACCGCGTATCCGGTGCTGCAACCGCTGGCGCGAACATGCACGCGCAATCGCTTTCGCTCGGCATCGGCAAGTCTGTCGTGGTGGACCTGCCCCGCGACGTGAAGGATGTCCTGGTCGCCGACCCGAAGATCGCAAACGCCGTGGTGAGGTCGGCGCAGCGCGCCTACATCATCGGCGCGGCGGTCGGTCAAACCAACATCATCTTCTTTGACAGCAGCGGCCAGCAGATTTCGGCTTACGATATCGCGGTGACGCGCGACCTGAACGGCTTGCGCACCGCGCTCAAGCAGCTGCTGCCGAACGCCGCCATCAAGGTCGATGGCCTGGGCGACGGCGTCATGCTCTCCGGATGGGTATCGAACCCGATCGAGGCGCAACAGGCCGGCGATCTCGCCGCGCGCCTCACCGATGGCGCACAAAAGGTCGTCAACAACATCGCCGTGCGGGGCCGCGACCAGGTCATGCTCAAGGTCACGGTGGCCGAGGTCGCGCGCACCGTCATCAAGCAGATGGGAATCGATCTCAGCGCCAGCATGAACTACGGCACCGCGGTCGTGAATTTCACCAACGCAAATCCGTTCACCGCTCTCGGACGGCCGCTGACGAACAACAGCGCGGCGGCGTCATTCGGCTCGACGATGGTCGGCGGCGCCCCTGTGCCCGCGGTCACCGCGACGCTCCGGGCGATGGAAAGCGCCGGCGTGATCCGGACGCTCGCCGAGCCGAACCTCACCGCGATATCGGGTGAGTCGGCGACGTTCATCTCGGGCGGCGAGTTTCCCATCCCAGCCGGCTTTTCATGCGATCCCGCCACCCGGGTCTGCCTGACGCAGATCAGATTCAAGAAGTTCGGCATCTCGCTGAATTTCACGCCGGTGGTGCTGACCGAGGGCCGGATCAGCCTGAGAGTGATGACCGAGGTCTCGGAGCTGTCGAACGAGAACTCGATGACGCTGAACCAGTCAGTCGGCAACTCGCTCACCGTGCCCTCGATAAGAACCCGGCGCGCGGAAACGACACTGGAGATTCCGTCCGGCGGTTCGATGGCCATGGCAGGACTGATCCATCAGCAGACCAAGCAGGTCATCAACGGATTGCCGGGCATCGCCCAGGTGCCGGTCCTTGGAGCGTTGTTCCGCAGCCGCGACTATGTCAACGGCCAGACCGAGCTGATGGTTCTTGTGACTCCTTACGTGGTGCGCGCCGTCGCGCAGAAGGATCTGTCGCGACCCGATGACGGCTTCGCCGATGCATCCGATCCGCAATCCGACCTCCTCGGCAGCCTCAACCGCATCTACGGCGCTCCGGGTCGCGTCGAGCCGGCGCGTCACTATCGCGGCACCTACGGCTTTATCACCGACTGA
- the cpaB gene encoding Flp pilus assembly protein CpaB — MNTARIVVLTIAVGAGGLAAYLASGSDKETQPVQTEQLRTVDVLVAKSDIPLGQAVTANDVAWQTWPADSASHSFIRRDQRPDATTQLAGSIARSPFIAGEPIRELKLVSAKGSGFMAAILPTGMRAISTEISPETGAGGFILPNDRVDVILSKREKNADHASGDSVNSETVLGNVRVLAIDQTIEEKNGQKVVVGRTATLELKPEQAETLARSRQMGTLSLALRSLADANAPEGDINDRRRDSINVVRYGVPTQTSVQR; from the coding sequence ATGAACACCGCACGCATCGTCGTCCTGACCATCGCAGTCGGCGCCGGCGGCCTCGCCGCCTACCTCGCGAGCGGATCCGACAAAGAGACCCAACCCGTTCAGACGGAGCAGCTCCGGACCGTGGACGTCCTGGTTGCGAAGTCCGACATTCCGCTCGGCCAGGCGGTCACCGCGAACGACGTGGCATGGCAAACCTGGCCCGCAGACAGCGCCAGCCACAGCTTCATTCGCCGTGACCAACGTCCGGACGCCACCACCCAGCTCGCAGGGTCAATCGCCCGCTCGCCCTTCATCGCCGGAGAACCCATTCGCGAACTCAAGCTCGTCAGCGCGAAAGGATCCGGCTTCATGGCTGCGATCCTGCCAACGGGGATGCGCGCGATCTCGACGGAAATCTCGCCCGAAACCGGAGCCGGCGGCTTCATTCTTCCCAATGACCGCGTCGACGTGATCCTGTCAAAACGGGAGAAGAACGCCGATCACGCCAGCGGAGATTCCGTCAACTCGGAGACCGTTCTCGGCAACGTGCGCGTTCTCGCGATCGACCAGACCATCGAGGAGAAGAACGGGCAAAAGGTCGTAGTCGGCCGGACCGCGACACTCGAACTGAAACCGGAGCAGGCGGAGACGCTGGCGCGATCGCGCCAGATGGGAACGCTGTCGCTCGCGTTGCGCAGCCTCGCCGACGCCAATGCCCCGGAAGGCGACATCAATGATCGGAGGCGCGACAGCATCAATGTCGTCCGTTACGGCGTTCCGACCCAGACCAGCGTACAGAGGTAA
- a CDS encoding A24 family peptidase: MVLDVARLLLFPALMAFAAASDLLTMTISNRVSLLLVAGFLVLAPLSGMGLHEMLSHAGAGLAVLVVAFSCFAMGWVGGGDAKVAAAAALWFGFGHTLEYLVYASLFGGALTLLLLQFRQWPLPASLYGQDWLLRLHGKNTGIPYGIALAFAALLIYPETDWVRAVDLARFGLN, from the coding sequence ATGGTGCTCGATGTCGCGCGATTGCTGTTATTCCCCGCGCTGATGGCGTTCGCGGCCGCGAGCGACCTGCTGACCATGACGATCTCGAACAGGGTGTCGCTGCTCTTGGTCGCCGGCTTCCTCGTGCTGGCTCCGCTGAGCGGCATGGGACTTCACGAAATGCTATCCCATGCGGGAGCGGGGCTTGCGGTCCTCGTCGTGGCGTTCTCGTGTTTCGCGATGGGCTGGGTCGGCGGCGGCGACGCCAAGGTGGCGGCGGCGGCCGCTCTCTGGTTCGGCTTCGGGCACACGCTGGAATACCTCGTCTATGCCTCCCTGTTCGGCGGAGCCCTCACGCTCCTGCTGCTCCAGTTCCGGCAATGGCCTTTGCCGGCCTCGCTTTACGGTCAGGACTGGCTTCTCCGGCTGCACGGCAAGAACACCGGCATCCCCTATGGCATCGCGCTCGCCTTCGCGGCCCTGCTGATCTACCCGGAAACCGACTGGGTGCGAGCCGTCGATCTGGCGCGCTTCGGCCTTAACTGA
- a CDS encoding Flp family type IVb pilin translates to MKNLFSRFLKDESGATAIEYGLIAAGIAVAIITAVNTLGTSLNTTFTKVEQDLKK, encoded by the coding sequence ATGAAGAACCTTTTTTCACGCTTCCTGAAGGATGAATCCGGTGCGACCGCGATCGAATACGGCCTGATCGCCGCTGGCATTGCCGTCGCGATCATCACCGCGGTCAACACGCTCGGAACCTCGCTGAACACTACCTTCACGAAGGTCGAGCAAGACCTGAAGAAGTAA
- a CDS encoding pilus assembly protein N-terminal domain-containing protein, translating to MWFKFVRGRSRVSVIGVSFAAAILLGAATAPAEVISEPISVNVDQAKLVRLPGPIATIVVGNPLIADVTLQPGGLVVVTGKGYGATNMIAMDRAGSIMVDRVIQVEGPSDQVVTVYRGLERESYSCMPICQKRVTLGDSAAYFKATMDQASNLSSQAGGGATR from the coding sequence ATGTGGTTCAAATTCGTGCGCGGCCGGTCGCGTGTCTCGGTCATCGGCGTATCGTTTGCGGCAGCGATTTTGCTGGGTGCGGCGACGGCTCCGGCCGAGGTGATCAGTGAGCCGATCTCGGTCAATGTCGATCAGGCCAAGCTGGTCAGGCTGCCCGGACCTATCGCGACGATCGTGGTCGGCAACCCGCTGATTGCCGACGTCACCCTGCAGCCTGGCGGCCTCGTTGTCGTGACGGGTAAGGGTTATGGCGCGACCAACATGATCGCGATGGACCGCGCGGGCAGCATCATGGTTGATCGCGTTATTCAGGTCGAGGGGCCAAGCGATCAGGTGGTGACGGTGTATCGCGGCCTCGAGCGTGAATCATATAGTTGCATGCCGATCTGCCAGAAGCGGGTCACCCTCGGGGACAGCGCCGCATACTTCAAGGCGACGATGGACCAGGCGAGCAATCTGAGTTCGCAGGCCGGCGGCGGCGCCACAAGATAA
- a CDS encoding TadE/TadG family type IV pilus assembly protein, whose translation MSSLRRLKATARMAARFPGHKSGSAAVEFALVAPMFFALLFAIIETGLVFFASQSLETALQDSARTIMTGEAQITNLTKQSFKANVVCANVNVLFDCENGIYVDVQSYPSGFGSVTISDPIAGGSFVDNTQYNPGGPGDIVVVRLFYQWPLYVTGLGYNIANLSGSKRLLSATAAFKNEPYPAPSS comes from the coding sequence ATGTCGTCGCTTCGCCGCTTGAAGGCCACAGCAAGGATGGCCGCTCGTTTCCCCGGCCATAAGAGCGGATCCGCGGCGGTGGAATTCGCTCTGGTCGCGCCGATGTTCTTCGCGCTGCTGTTCGCCATCATCGAAACAGGACTGGTGTTCTTTGCGAGCCAGAGTCTTGAGACCGCCTTGCAGGACTCGGCGCGTACGATCATGACCGGCGAGGCGCAGATCACCAATCTTACGAAACAGAGCTTCAAGGCCAACGTCGTCTGCGCCAACGTCAATGTTCTGTTCGACTGCGAGAACGGAATCTATGTCGATGTCCAGAGCTATCCTTCCGGTTTCGGAAGCGTGACGATCTCCGATCCGATCGCCGGCGGGAGCTTCGTCGACAACACCCAGTACAATCCGGGCGGTCCGGGAGATATCGTCGTCGTCCGGCTGTTCTATCAGTGGCCGCTGTACGTTACCGGGCTAGGTTACAATATCGCCAACCTGAGCGGCAGCAAGCGGCTGCTGTCGGCGACCGCCGCCTTCAAGAACGAGCCCTATCCGGCCCCATCATCCTGA
- a CDS encoding TadE/TadG family type IV pilus assembly protein, giving the protein MWSCLKDMASALRRDTRGLAATEFAMIVPLMLVMLFGTIEVSSGVAVNRKVTLVARTLSDLTSQSKVVNDADVTNFLAASYGIMWPYSSAPVQATISELYIDPATSVARVQWSKGKAPRGAGSTVSIPSGLIGRDSSGKVLPNQYLIFSEVSYIYEPVLGYVMSKAGIRLSDTAFTRPRQSACVFFGNPSSIICPTT; this is encoded by the coding sequence ATGTGGTCTTGCCTTAAGGATATGGCGTCAGCGCTGCGGCGGGATACGCGCGGCCTAGCGGCGACCGAGTTTGCGATGATCGTTCCGCTGATGCTGGTGATGCTGTTCGGGACCATCGAGGTGTCATCAGGCGTAGCGGTCAATCGCAAGGTCACGCTGGTTGCGCGAACGCTGTCCGATCTTACTTCGCAGTCCAAGGTGGTGAACGATGCCGACGTAACGAATTTTCTGGCTGCCAGCTACGGCATCATGTGGCCCTACTCCTCGGCGCCCGTCCAGGCGACGATCTCGGAGTTATATATCGACCCCGCGACATCGGTGGCGCGGGTGCAATGGAGCAAGGGCAAGGCGCCGCGAGGCGCGGGATCGACCGTCAGCATTCCATCGGGACTCATCGGACGGGATTCGTCGGGCAAAGTGCTTCCCAATCAATATCTGATCTTCAGCGAAGTCAGCTATATCTATGAACCGGTCCTCGGCTACGTCATGTCGAAGGCCGGCATCAGGCTGAGCGACACCGCCTTCACCCGGCCGCGGCAGTCGGCGTGTGTGTTTTTTGGCAACCCCAGCAGCATCATTTGTCCGACGACCTGA
- a CDS encoding IS481 family transposase — protein MGQVLHGSATTTEAIRRAIQNSEESLRALSKRYGINQKTVAKWKKRTSVADLPTGPKDPRSTVLSSEEEAIIVAFRKHTLLPLDDCLYALQPTIPHLSRSSLHRCLHRHGISRLPEVEGDKPIRKTFRSYPIGYFHIDIAEVQTAEGKLRLFVAIDRTSKFAYAELHQEAGKMVAAQFLRNLIVAVPYAIHTVLTDNGIQFTNHARHKYAFHHIFDRVCDENGIEHRLTRINHPWTNGQVERMNRTIKDATVKRFHYDNHDQLRRHLQDFIKAYNFGRRLKTLKGLTPYEFICKRWTSEPDRFIIDPIHQMPGLNT, from the coding sequence ATGGGACAGGTTCTTCACGGGAGCGCCACGACGACAGAGGCAATCCGTCGAGCAATACAAAATAGTGAAGAGAGCCTGAGAGCGCTGTCGAAACGCTACGGGATCAACCAGAAGACCGTCGCAAAATGGAAGAAGCGGACCTCGGTGGCCGACCTTCCGACGGGACCGAAAGATCCGCGCTCGACGGTGCTCTCATCCGAGGAGGAGGCGATCATCGTCGCCTTCCGCAAGCATACCCTGTTGCCGCTCGATGATTGCCTCTACGCGCTTCAGCCAACGATCCCGCACCTGTCGCGGTCTTCATTGCATCGCTGCCTGCACCGTCACGGCATCAGCCGGCTCCCGGAGGTCGAAGGCGACAAGCCGATCAGGAAGACGTTCAGGAGCTACCCGATCGGCTACTTCCACATCGACATCGCCGAGGTGCAGACGGCTGAGGGCAAGCTGCGCCTGTTCGTGGCCATCGACCGCACTTCGAAGTTCGCCTACGCCGAGCTCCACCAAGAGGCGGGCAAGATGGTCGCGGCTCAGTTCCTGCGCAACCTCATCGTGGCAGTTCCCTATGCCATCCACACGGTGCTGACGGACAACGGCATCCAGTTCACCAACCACGCCCGTCACAAATATGCGTTCCACCACATCTTCGATCGCGTCTGCGACGAGAACGGCATCGAGCACAGGCTCACCAGGATCAACCATCCCTGGACCAACGGACAGGTGGAACGGATGAACCGCACCATCAAGGACGCCACCGTCAAGCGCTTCCACTACGACAATCATGACCAACTGCGCCGGCACCTTCAGGACTTCATCAAGGCATACAACTTCGGTCGAAGGCTGAAGACGCTCAAAGGCCTCACACCCTACGAGTTCATCTGCAAACGATGGACTTCAGAGCCCGATCGATTCATCATCGATCCAATCCATCAAATGCCGGGACTGAACACCTAG
- a CDS encoding cold-shock protein: protein MSMGTVKWFNATKGYGFIQPDDGGNDVFVHISAVERAGLGTLREGQKISYEIVADRRSGKSSADNLRAAG from the coding sequence GTGAGCATGGGAACCGTGAAGTGGTTTAACGCAACCAAGGGCTACGGCTTCATTCAACCCGACGATGGCGGCAACGACGTGTTCGTTCACATCAGCGCGGTTGAGCGAGCCGGACTCGGAACGCTGCGTGAAGGACAGAAGATCAGCTACGAGATCGTTGCTGATCGCCGTTCCGGAAAATCTTCAGCCGACAATCTCCGAGCGGCTGGATAG